GTTCTTATAATAATTATATTTTCTTTAATTGGCTCTTATATGTTTAGCATTATAAGTGATAATTTTCTAAGAATTATTTTAGGAATAGTAGCAATCTTATATGGAATTAGAATCCTTCTAATAAAAATAAATCAGAATATTAACTTGAAAGAAATATATGATGATAACTTCTGTAAAGTTTTTGGACCTGCTATAAGTGCATTAAGTGTAAGCTTAATAGGTACTTCATTAAAGCCTCTTAAAATACCCTATGTAGTTAACTTAAGAAACATTAAAAGAGAAAGCGCATACACTGCAAGTATATTTATCTTTTTTCTCTCTCTTACTTTTTCAATAATTTTTCATTATACATTCACTGGAATTGATTTTGAAAATACTGTTCCATTGGCTTTTCTTTTATTTGTTTTTGTAACTTTAACTTTTGAATTTGCAAATAAAATCTTAACAGAAAAAATTAGAAGTCAAATTCACTTTATAATTGGATCGATTCTTTTGATCGTTGGAACTCGATTAATTTTAATATCAATATGAGGTGAAATTATGGGAGAA
The window above is part of the Nitrososphaerota archaeon genome. Proteins encoded here:
- a CDS encoding TSUP family transporter, translating into MLDIFTIFIIGLISGIITAALSIRADRFFIILLLISIAGLSSKSAVQTFFFVAFFSVILYLMVNYNNILATIKNRNYNLHLIVLIIIIFSLIGSYMFSIISDNFLRIILGIVAILYGIRILLIKINQNINLKEIYDDNFCKVFGPAISALSVSLIGTSLKPLKIPYVVNLRNIKRESAYTASIFIFFLSLTFSIIFHYTFTGIDFENTVPLAFLLFVFVTLTFEFANKILTEKIRSQIHFIIGSILLIVGTRLILISI